One Effusibacillus pohliae DSM 22757 DNA segment encodes these proteins:
- a CDS encoding long-chain-fatty-acid--CoA ligase yields the protein MFDTPWANQYPKEVPLTLDYPQQPLSAFLQQAARAYPKQTAVSFMGKALSYEQLLEHAYRFANGLLSLGVQKGDRVGIILPNCPQSVIAYYGALFTGAVVVQFNPMYTEREIHHQASDSGARILVCLDLVFPKVASAIQGTSVEKVIVTSIKDYLPFPKNYLYPLKARKDRQAVEIRYDERTLSFPRLLKSAAAKPVQAEIDPKKDLALLQYTGGTTGVSKGVMLTHENLVANTQQAMRWIWKCKPGQETVLCVLPFFHVYGMTIGMNLAISLAAKMILLPRFQPVDVLETIEKERPTLFPGAPTMYIALLNHADIEKYDLSSIEACISGSAPLPLEVQERFESLTGGKLVEGYGLTEASPVTHCNPIWGKRKNGSIGLPWPDTQAKIVDPDTLQEVEPGKPGELLVKGPQVMQGYWNRPAETAEVLKDGWLLTGDIAITDDEGYFYIVDRKKNLIIAGGYNIYPREVEEVLFEHPAVQEAAVIGVPDPYRGETVKAYIVLKHGQTVTEAELDAFCRQRLAAYKVPRLYEFRKELPKTMVGKVLKRALQEEEQKRRAASHESPTSVS from the coding sequence TTGTTCGATACACCATGGGCGAATCAATACCCGAAAGAAGTTCCTCTGACGTTGGATTATCCGCAACAGCCGCTGTCCGCTTTCTTGCAGCAGGCCGCCAGGGCATACCCAAAGCAAACAGCCGTTTCGTTTATGGGGAAAGCGCTTTCGTATGAACAACTGCTGGAGCATGCATACCGGTTTGCCAATGGATTGCTGTCACTCGGCGTCCAAAAAGGGGATCGCGTCGGTATCATCTTGCCGAACTGCCCGCAAAGCGTGATTGCCTATTACGGCGCCCTGTTCACGGGGGCTGTCGTTGTCCAATTCAATCCGATGTATACGGAACGGGAAATTCACCACCAGGCATCCGATTCCGGCGCCCGGATTCTCGTTTGTCTTGACCTGGTGTTCCCAAAAGTGGCGAGTGCGATACAAGGCACATCGGTTGAGAAGGTAATCGTCACATCGATCAAGGATTATCTCCCGTTCCCAAAGAATTATCTGTATCCTCTGAAAGCTCGCAAAGACAGACAGGCTGTCGAGATCCGCTACGATGAACGGACGCTGTCGTTTCCGCGCTTGCTGAAAAGTGCTGCTGCAAAACCGGTGCAGGCGGAAATCGATCCGAAAAAAGATCTCGCCCTGTTGCAATACACGGGCGGTACGACCGGTGTATCAAAAGGGGTGATGCTTACCCACGAAAATCTCGTAGCCAACACGCAACAGGCGATGCGCTGGATCTGGAAATGCAAGCCGGGGCAAGAAACCGTGCTGTGTGTCCTGCCGTTTTTTCACGTGTACGGTATGACGATCGGCATGAATCTCGCGATTTCGCTGGCGGCCAAGATGATCTTGTTGCCGCGCTTTCAACCGGTGGATGTACTGGAGACGATCGAAAAAGAGAGGCCGACCCTGTTCCCGGGTGCTCCCACCATGTACATCGCGCTGCTGAACCATGCGGATATCGAAAAATACGACCTCTCCTCGATTGAAGCATGCATCAGCGGTTCCGCCCCACTGCCATTGGAAGTGCAGGAACGGTTCGAATCGTTGACCGGCGGCAAGCTGGTGGAAGGATACGGGCTGACCGAAGCGTCCCCCGTCACCCACTGCAATCCGATCTGGGGGAAACGCAAAAACGGTTCGATCGGGCTTCCCTGGCCGGACACCCAGGCGAAGATCGTGGATCCTGACACCCTGCAGGAAGTGGAACCGGGAAAACCGGGCGAACTGCTGGTCAAAGGGCCGCAGGTGATGCAGGGTTACTGGAATCGGCCGGCCGAAACGGCTGAGGTGCTGAAAGATGGATGGCTGCTGACGGGTGACATCGCGATCACCGATGATGAAGGATATTTTTATATTGTGGACCGCAAGAAAAATTTGATCATTGCAGGCGGCTACAACATTTACCCGCGAGAAGTGGAAGAGGTTCTGTTTGAACACCCGGCCGTCCAGGAAGCGGCCGTGATCGGGGTTCCGGATCCATACCGTGGCGAAACGGTGAAGGCGTATATCGTGTTGAAACACGGACAAACCGTTACGGAAGCGGAACTGGATGCATTTTGCCGGCAACGGCTGGCCGCTTACAAGGTTCCCCGCCTCTACGAATTCCGCAAGGAACTGCCGAAAACGATGGTTGGAAAGGTGTTGAAACGCGCGTTGCAGGAAGAAGAACAAAAGCGCAGGGCGGCTTCGCACGAATCGCCAACAAGCGTTTCGTAG
- a CDS encoding EcsC family protein, translating to MFQQIHHWNGHAGLTATCSSLQETVEWRQIYAEYKESVEFKKILSFLPIFGAAVSGWANYSLLDELGRTAKNAYRMRLLQEKDR from the coding sequence GTGTTTCAACAAATTCACCATTGGAACGGACATGCTGGGTTGACTGCCACCTGCAGCAGCTTGCAGGAGACGGTCGAGTGGCGCCAGATTTACGCTGAATACAAGGAAAGCGTCGAATTCAAAAAGATCCTTTCGTTTCTCCCGATTTTCGGTGCCGCTGTCAGCGGCTGGGCCAACTATTCGCTGCTGGATGAACTCGGCCGGACAGCAAAAAACGCGTATCGGATGCGTCTGCTGCAGGAAAAAGACCGGTAG
- a CDS encoding MogA/MoaB family molybdenum cofactor biosynthesis protein produces MSVEEHRREAPKTVKCMVITVSDTRTEETDKSGQLMIQLLREHGYEVTDYRIVKDEYQVIQSVVQQAAASPDVEAILLNGGTGITDRDTTYEAVESLLDKTMPGFGEIFRYLSFAEDIGPAAILSRAIAGICKGKAVFSMPGSTGAVKLAMTRIILPELAHVMREIYKDKK; encoded by the coding sequence ATGTCAGTTGAAGAACATCGCAGGGAAGCGCCGAAAACGGTCAAGTGCATGGTGATTACCGTCAGCGATACACGCACGGAAGAAACGGACAAAAGCGGGCAGCTGATGATACAGTTGCTGCGGGAACACGGATACGAGGTGACCGATTACCGAATCGTGAAAGACGAGTATCAGGTAATTCAGTCTGTGGTTCAACAAGCGGCCGCTTCGCCGGATGTGGAAGCGATTCTGCTGAACGGGGGCACCGGCATTACCGACCGGGACACTACATACGAGGCGGTCGAATCGCTGTTGGACAAGACGATGCCCGGATTTGGCGAGATTTTTCGCTATTTGAGCTTTGCGGAAGATATCGGGCCGGCCGCCATTCTCAGCCGGGCGATCGCCGGTATCTGCAAAGGGAAAGCCGTTTTTTCGATGCCCGGTTCGACCGGCGCAGTGAAGCTGGCGATGACCCGTATCATCCTTCCGGAACTGGCGCATGTGATGCGCGAAATCTATAAGGATAAAAAATGA
- a CDS encoding LysM peptidoglycan-binding domain-containing protein, giving the protein MNTKQNRLFLKSVKGAAAICLAILFVALGFNLIWCGQAFGSNEETVVVVQPGDTLWSIAKENCPGKNIQEAIYQIQKTNGLKGANLQIGTVLKIPAF; this is encoded by the coding sequence ATGAACACAAAGCAAAACCGATTGTTTTTGAAAAGCGTCAAAGGTGCAGCAGCCATCTGCTTGGCGATTCTATTTGTGGCGCTGGGATTCAATCTGATATGGTGCGGCCAGGCATTCGGAAGCAACGAGGAAACGGTCGTGGTCGTTCAGCCTGGCGATACGCTGTGGTCGATCGCGAAGGAGAATTGTCCGGGCAAAAACATCCAGGAGGCGATTTACCAGATTCAGAAAACGAACGGATTAAAGGGGGCCAACTTGCAGATTGGCACTGTGTTGAAGATTCCTGCTTTCTGA
- the lexA gene encoding transcriptional repressor LexA → MKLSKRQQQILEFIKEEVRKKGYPPSVREIGDAVGLASSSTVHGHLARLEQKGLIRRDPVKPRAIEILDGDVAADTPEISTVMAPIVGKVTAGSPITAIENVEDYFPLPAHLVGDADVFLLTVQGDSMIEAGIHDGDLVIVRKQQTANNGDIVVAMTEDDEATVKRFYREADHIRLQPENSAMEPLRYKNVTILGKVIGVFRHIT, encoded by the coding sequence ATGAAGTTGTCGAAACGTCAACAACAAATCCTTGAGTTCATTAAAGAAGAGGTGCGGAAAAAGGGCTATCCCCCGTCCGTACGGGAGATCGGCGACGCTGTGGGTCTCGCTTCCAGTTCGACAGTTCACGGCCATCTCGCCCGCCTTGAGCAAAAAGGGCTGATCCGACGGGATCCGGTGAAACCCCGCGCGATCGAGATTTTGGATGGAGACGTCGCCGCGGACACGCCGGAGATTTCAACTGTCATGGCGCCGATCGTCGGAAAGGTGACAGCCGGCAGTCCGATCACCGCGATTGAAAACGTGGAGGACTATTTCCCGCTGCCGGCCCACCTCGTTGGGGATGCGGACGTTTTTTTGCTGACGGTGCAAGGAGATTCGATGATTGAAGCGGGGATTCATGACGGAGACCTGGTCATCGTCCGCAAGCAGCAGACAGCGAATAACGGGGACATCGTCGTGGCGATGACAGAAGATGATGAAGCGACGGTCAAACGGTTTTACAGAGAGGCGGATCATATCCGGCTGCAACCGGAAAATTCCGCGATGGAACCGCTCCGTTACAAAAATGTGACAATTCTGGGGAAAGTGATCGGTGTGTTCCGTCACATAACGTGA
- a CDS encoding MerR family transcriptional regulator, translating to MNDEIRRNMALFPIGIVQKLTDLTPRQIRYYEQHKLIQPARTEGNQRLFSFNDVERLLEIKKLLDQGLNMAGIKKVLGDRTVPTELPKTTEAQEQAQKVKDLSEKELHDLLKKELILYGRPGMSGSLIQGELSRFFH from the coding sequence ATGAATGACGAGATTCGCCGTAACATGGCCCTTTTTCCGATCGGTATCGTTCAGAAGTTGACGGATCTGACTCCCCGCCAGATTCGTTATTATGAACAGCATAAATTAATTCAGCCTGCAAGGACGGAAGGCAACCAGCGTTTGTTTTCGTTCAACGATGTGGAACGTTTGCTCGAGATCAAGAAACTTCTCGATCAAGGGCTGAACATGGCTGGAATCAAAAAAGTGCTGGGTGACCGTACCGTTCCGACCGAATTGCCAAAGACAACAGAAGCGCAGGAACAGGCGCAAAAGGTCAAAGACCTCTCCGAAAAGGAACTGCACGACCTGTTGAAAAAAGAACTGATCTTGTACGGTCGTCCCGGAATGAGCGGATCCTTGATCCAAGGCGAACTGTCCCGCTTTTTCCATTGA
- the glnA gene encoding type I glutamate--ammonia ligase, protein MDQAVIKKLVQENGVEFIILQFVDVLGNFKHLELPISQLDKVLEGDIMFDGSSILGFASIENSDMYLKPDLSTFAVLPWSGGKEARVICDVYTGDHQPFAGDPRACLKRALEKAKVLGFEGLNVGPEPEFFLFPLDENGEPVFTPHDGIGYFDAGAKDRGQKVRQDITRALHALGYEVEALHHEVATGQHEVDFKYGDALLTADRIVTFKWVVKEIAAQHGFYASFMPKPIARINGSGMHVHQSLFTANGNAFYDANDALGLSATARHYIAGILAHAKAFAAVTNPTVNSYKRLVPGYEAPCYVAWSCSNRSALIRIPAARKAATRIEVRCPDPMANPYLAIALMLVSGLDGIEKKLELVPEVKENIYHMSESVRAEYGIEALPADLNEALSNLAQDEVLKETLGDHLFEAYTSLKQAEWDEYRLEVHPWELKQYK, encoded by the coding sequence ATGGATCAAGCAGTCATCAAGAAACTTGTACAAGAGAATGGAGTAGAATTTATCATACTCCAGTTTGTCGACGTGTTGGGCAATTTCAAGCATCTTGAACTTCCGATCTCACAGTTGGATAAGGTTTTGGAAGGGGACATCATGTTTGACGGATCCTCCATCTTGGGATTCGCCTCGATTGAAAATTCGGATATGTACCTGAAACCGGACCTGTCCACATTTGCGGTATTGCCATGGTCTGGCGGAAAAGAGGCGCGGGTGATTTGCGACGTCTATACCGGCGATCATCAACCGTTTGCCGGCGATCCTCGCGCGTGTCTGAAGCGGGCGCTTGAAAAAGCGAAAGTGCTTGGTTTTGAAGGATTGAATGTTGGACCGGAACCGGAATTTTTCCTGTTCCCGCTTGATGAAAATGGCGAGCCCGTTTTCACGCCGCACGACGGCATCGGCTATTTTGACGCTGGTGCAAAAGACAGGGGCCAAAAAGTTCGGCAAGATATCACGCGCGCTCTGCATGCGCTCGGATATGAAGTGGAAGCGTTGCACCATGAGGTGGCGACCGGCCAACATGAGGTGGATTTCAAATATGGGGATGCACTGCTGACGGCTGACCGAATTGTAACCTTCAAATGGGTGGTTAAAGAGATTGCTGCGCAACATGGTTTCTACGCTTCGTTCATGCCGAAGCCGATCGCGCGCATCAACGGTTCTGGAATGCATGTGCACCAGTCCCTTTTTACGGCGAATGGCAATGCGTTCTACGATGCAAATGATGCGCTCGGTTTGTCTGCCACCGCCCGCCATTACATCGCGGGCATTCTGGCTCACGCAAAGGCGTTTGCAGCCGTTACCAACCCGACTGTCAACTCGTACAAGCGGTTGGTGCCCGGTTATGAAGCGCCGTGCTACGTCGCCTGGTCCTGCTCGAACCGCTCGGCCCTGATCCGAATCCCGGCTGCTCGCAAAGCGGCCACCCGGATTGAGGTCCGTTGCCCGGATCCGATGGCGAATCCGTATTTGGCGATTGCGCTCATGCTTGTTTCCGGTCTCGACGGAATCGAGAAGAAATTGGAACTGGTACCGGAAGTCAAAGAAAATATTTACCATATGTCGGAAAGCGTTCGTGCCGAATATGGCATCGAGGCGCTCCCTGCCGATTTGAACGAAGCGCTCAGCAACCTCGCCCAGGACGAGGTGCTGAAGGAAACGCTGGGTGATCACCTGTTCGAAGCCTACACCTCGCTCAAACAGGCGGAATGGGATGAATATCGCTTGGAAGTCCATCCTTGGGAACTGAAACAGTACAAGTAA
- a CDS encoding methionine gamma-lyase family protein — protein sequence MERFIQDKQFARMAEAIQAQIGPAIRQIESTVLFNQAKVLAAFQEAQVSDYHFASSTGYGYNDSGREIIERVYANVFRAEAALVRPHIASGTHALALALFGVLRPGDELLYITGSPYDTLEEVIGIRGRQGDGSLRDFGVGFDTVPLLDNGVDWQEIRRRIKPETKMIGIQRSSGYAWRRSFSIEEIGQMVRFVKEIKPDVVVLVDNCYGEFAETKEPTEAGADLVAGSLIKNPGGGLAHTGGYLVGRAELVHKAACRLTAPGIGAEQGAMLGTNRNILQGFFLAPHIVGEALKGAVYAAAFFERVGLETSPRWNDARTDIIQAVKLGSRERLIAFCQAVQAASPVDSHVKPEPWAMPGYGEPVIMAAGTFVQGSSIELSADGPVREPYIGFMQGGLTYEHVQLAVLTVLQTLRMRKLI from the coding sequence ATCGAACGTTTCATCCAGGACAAGCAGTTTGCCCGCATGGCGGAAGCGATTCAGGCACAAATCGGACCGGCGATTCGGCAGATCGAATCGACCGTATTGTTCAACCAGGCGAAAGTGCTCGCCGCTTTTCAGGAGGCGCAGGTGAGCGATTACCATTTTGCATCGTCGACCGGATACGGGTACAACGACAGCGGCCGGGAAATCATCGAACGGGTGTATGCGAACGTATTCCGCGCGGAAGCGGCTCTTGTGCGGCCGCATATCGCGTCCGGCACGCACGCGCTGGCGCTGGCGCTGTTCGGTGTGTTGCGCCCCGGGGACGAGCTTCTCTACATCACAGGATCGCCGTATGACACGCTGGAAGAAGTCATCGGCATTCGCGGTCGGCAGGGGGATGGCTCGCTGCGTGATTTTGGAGTCGGTTTCGACACGGTTCCCCTGCTCGACAACGGGGTCGATTGGCAGGAAATCCGCCGCCGCATCAAACCCGAAACGAAAATGATCGGCATTCAAAGATCCTCCGGATACGCTTGGCGGCGATCGTTTTCTATCGAGGAAATCGGACAAATGGTGCGGTTTGTAAAAGAAATCAAGCCGGATGTGGTTGTCCTGGTGGACAACTGTTATGGGGAGTTTGCCGAGACGAAGGAGCCGACCGAGGCGGGAGCCGATCTTGTCGCAGGGTCGCTCATCAAAAATCCAGGCGGCGGACTGGCGCATACGGGCGGTTATTTGGTCGGTCGAGCGGAGCTTGTACACAAAGCGGCGTGCCGTTTGACGGCGCCGGGAATCGGAGCTGAGCAGGGGGCGATGCTTGGGACGAACCGGAATATTTTGCAGGGCTTCTTCCTAGCTCCGCACATTGTCGGTGAAGCGTTGAAAGGGGCGGTGTACGCAGCCGCCTTTTTCGAACGGGTAGGGCTGGAAACCTCCCCGCGCTGGAACGATGCACGGACCGACATTATTCAGGCGGTCAAGTTGGGGAGCAGAGAGCGGCTGATCGCTTTTTGCCAGGCGGTCCAGGCGGCCTCCCCGGTGGATTCGCACGTCAAGCCGGAGCCCTGGGCGATGCCGGGCTACGGGGAACCGGTGATCATGGCGGCGGGTACGTTTGTGCAAGGATCGTCGATCGAACTTTCGGCTGACGGGCCAGTCCGCGAACCATACATCGGGTTCATGCAAGGTGGCTTGACGTATGAACACGTGCAGCTTGCCGTCCTGACGGTCTTGCAGACATTGCGGATGCGAAAGCTGATCTAA
- a CDS encoding GTPase, with protein sequence MRNCLVVGRPNVGKTMFCVNFAEFLGLQRLEVYYQLPDGTIRQRKYDLSAARHELSGLGQHKTRSLQSIQLDLPGGKGARKFKLTDSTGLTDGIHPDTGLREAMAQTLAELQATDCILHMVDLGEVARAGGVRAMGELDLQIAELGSYKDGYAMLANKIDLPDAPKGLALLREELKEARIIPISALYRQGFREVKEYVWRMV encoded by the coding sequence ATGAGAAATTGTTTGGTGGTGGGCCGGCCGAACGTGGGTAAGACGATGTTCTGCGTCAATTTTGCGGAATTTCTGGGGCTGCAGCGGCTGGAAGTGTATTATCAACTGCCGGACGGCACGATCCGTCAGCGAAAATACGATCTGTCAGCCGCCCGCCATGAACTGTCCGGCCTGGGCCAGCACAAGACGCGTTCGCTGCAATCGATTCAACTGGATTTGCCGGGAGGGAAAGGGGCTCGCAAATTTAAACTGACCGATTCGACCGGCCTGACGGACGGAATTCACCCGGACACGGGATTGCGTGAAGCGATGGCGCAAACGTTGGCCGAACTGCAGGCGACCGATTGCATTCTGCATATGGTCGACCTTGGAGAGGTGGCGAGAGCGGGAGGCGTTCGCGCGATGGGGGAGCTGGACCTGCAGATCGCCGAATTGGGAAGTTACAAGGACGGCTATGCGATGCTCGCCAACAAGATCGACCTGCCGGACGCCCCCAAGGGGCTCGCGCTGCTGCGGGAAGAACTCAAGGAGGCGCGGATCATCCCGATCTCCGCCTTGTACCGGCAGGGGTTTCGCGAGGTGAAAGAATATGTTTGGCGAATGGTATAG
- the spoVK gene encoding stage V sporulation protein K — protein sequence MNRSGRRPPAYRDLDEILDQFRSGQLALNDALRRLHLQEKPVMPRELGRSNPSEDTARFQATLRELESMIGLGQVKALVKEIYALIQIQERRQAMKLATEPVVLHMIFKGNPGTGKTTVARILARLLKDLGFLSKGHLIEVERADLVGEYIGHTAQKTREQVKKALGGVLFIDEAYSLARGGEKDFGKEAIDTLVKAMEDHKNDFVLILAGYEYEMELFLRTNPGLPSRFPITVTFDDYEETELVQIAKQMLRKREYRLSPEAEQKLRSYLRMAWMQERRNFSNARLVRNLIERAIRQQAVRLLDVKQATRDDLMLILPEDLAWEEGVGT from the coding sequence TTGAACAGGAGCGGTCGGCGTCCGCCCGCGTATCGGGATCTCGATGAGATTCTCGATCAATTCCGATCGGGGCAGTTGGCACTGAATGACGCACTTCGACGCCTTCATCTGCAGGAAAAACCGGTGATGCCGCGAGAACTGGGCCGCTCGAATCCTTCAGAAGACACCGCGCGATTCCAAGCCACCTTGCGAGAGTTGGAAAGCATGATCGGCTTGGGACAGGTGAAGGCGCTGGTCAAGGAAATCTACGCGCTGATCCAGATCCAAGAGCGGCGGCAGGCGATGAAACTGGCGACCGAACCGGTCGTGCTCCATATGATTTTCAAGGGCAATCCGGGCACCGGCAAGACGACCGTGGCAAGGATTCTGGCCCGGCTTTTAAAAGATCTCGGTTTTTTGTCGAAAGGGCATCTGATCGAAGTGGAGCGGGCCGATCTGGTAGGCGAATATATCGGTCATACGGCCCAGAAAACGCGGGAGCAAGTGAAAAAGGCGCTCGGTGGCGTCTTGTTCATCGACGAAGCATACAGCCTGGCCCGCGGCGGCGAGAAAGATTTCGGCAAGGAAGCGATCGACACGCTGGTCAAGGCGATGGAGGATCACAAGAACGATTTTGTGCTGATTCTCGCCGGCTATGAATACGAGATGGAACTATTTTTGCGGACCAACCCGGGGTTGCCGTCGCGCTTTCCGATCACCGTCACATTTGACGATTACGAAGAGACAGAGCTTGTGCAAATCGCCAAACAGATGTTGCGAAAGCGGGAATACCGCCTTTCTCCGGAAGCGGAACAAAAACTGCGCTCCTATCTGAGGATGGCGTGGATGCAGGAACGACGCAATTTTTCCAACGCGCGGCTGGTCCGAAATCTGATCGAACGGGCGATCCGGCAGCAGGCGGTCCGTTTGTTGGACGTCAAGCAGGCAACGCGGGATGATCTGATGTTGATCCTTCCGGAAGATCTTGCATGGGAGGAGGGAGTCGGCACATGA
- a CDS encoding ferredoxin, producing MAKTWVDRDTCIACGACYSTCPDVYDSDDEGYAFVKLPGGKDGFVEVPEEFLQDAMDARDGCPTESVKWED from the coding sequence ATGGCAAAAACCTGGGTGGATAGAGATACCTGCATTGCATGCGGCGCTTGCTATTCCACATGCCCGGACGTGTACGATTCGGACGATGAAGGTTACGCGTTTGTGAAATTGCCGGGCGGCAAAGACGGATTTGTGGAAGTGCCGGAAGAATTCCTGCAAGATGCGATGGATGCACGGGACGGCTGTCCGACCGAATCGGTCAAGTGGGAAGACTGA
- the sspK gene encoding small acid-soluble spore protein K gives MVRNKEKNFPGPRKIEEPKAKSELAALRPDGTIAPQPRDRMRESGKES, from the coding sequence ATGGTGCGAAACAAAGAGAAGAATTTTCCCGGCCCCCGCAAGATTGAGGAACCGAAAGCAAAATCGGAATTGGCAGCGCTACGGCCAGATGGCACGATCGCCCCGCAACCGCGCGACCGGATGCGGGAATCCGGCAAAGAATCGTAG
- the hfq gene encoding RNA chaperone Hfq: protein MTKTQINIQDTFLNQIRKENIPVIIYLVNGFQIRGVVKAFDNFTVIVEVDGKQQLVYKHAISTFTPMRNVNYNLEA from the coding sequence GTGACCAAAACGCAAATCAATATCCAGGACACATTTCTTAACCAGATTCGCAAGGAGAATATCCCGGTCATTATCTATCTGGTGAACGGGTTTCAGATACGCGGAGTGGTGAAGGCGTTTGACAATTTTACGGTGATTGTCGAGGTGGACGGCAAGCAGCAGTTGGTTTACAAACACGCGATCTCGACCTTTACCCCCATGCGCAATGTGAATTATAACCTGGAGGCATAA
- the miaA gene encoding tRNA (adenosine(37)-N6)-dimethylallyltransferase MiaA: MRQQNGLVMIVGPTAVGKTKLGVELAAAFQGEVISADSMQIYRGMDIGTAKITPEEMKGVPHWGIDIVDPDTPFSVANYRKLAEQWLEDIWRRGRLPFLVGGTGLYIRALTEEYHFVEFAGDPEFRKELEEAARVNGQEFLHERLRKVDPVTAGRLHPNDLRRIIRALEIYEYTGKRMSNVPPSKGATRFPTLKIGLTMQDRQLLYERINRRVDQMLAKGLVDEVQWLLANGIHSKLNSMQAIGYKEIIDYLEGRIPLAEAVEQIKRGSRRYAKRQLSWFRRDPNIRWFAVDRIAWNELYGACYRLVQEFQHQLANRVEIKEDGGSTS; the protein is encoded by the coding sequence GTGAGGCAACAAAACGGCCTGGTCATGATTGTCGGACCGACGGCGGTCGGAAAAACCAAGTTGGGGGTCGAACTGGCGGCTGCTTTTCAAGGGGAGGTCATCTCCGCCGACTCGATGCAGATCTATCGCGGGATGGACATCGGCACCGCGAAGATCACGCCGGAAGAAATGAAAGGGGTGCCGCATTGGGGGATCGATATCGTCGACCCCGACACGCCGTTTTCCGTTGCCAACTATCGGAAACTGGCCGAACAGTGGTTGGAGGACATCTGGCGGCGGGGGCGCCTGCCGTTTTTGGTGGGCGGCACCGGCTTGTACATTCGGGCGCTCACGGAGGAATACCATTTTGTGGAGTTTGCAGGCGATCCTGAATTTCGCAAGGAGTTGGAGGAAGCCGCCCGTGTCAATGGACAAGAATTTTTGCACGAGCGGCTGCGAAAAGTCGATCCGGTCACGGCCGGACGGCTGCATCCGAATGACCTGCGGCGCATCATTCGTGCGCTGGAAATCTACGAGTACACAGGCAAGCGAATGTCCAATGTGCCGCCGAGTAAAGGCGCCACCCGCTTTCCGACATTAAAAATCGGCCTGACCATGCAGGATCGCCAGTTGCTGTACGAACGGATCAACCGCCGGGTCGACCAAATGCTGGCAAAAGGGCTTGTGGATGAGGTACAATGGTTATTGGCGAATGGTATCCACAGCAAGTTGAATTCCATGCAGGCGATCGGGTATAAAGAGATTATCGACTATCTGGAAGGCCGCATTCCGCTGGCGGAAGCGGTCGAGCAGATCAAACGGGGATCCAGGCGTTACGCCAAGCGGCAGCTGTCCTGGTTCAGGCGGGATCCGAACATCCGCTGGTTTGCAGTCGACCGGATCGCTTGGAACGAACTGTACGGCGCCTGTTACCGTCTCGTGCAGGAATTTCAGCATCAACTCGCGAATAGAGTTGAAATAAAAGAGGATGGGGGTAGCACATCGTGA
- a CDS encoding class I SAM-dependent methyltransferase, translating to MDDSLVVTTVPNPSEAQVRQAMRLAQELHVRYVPRKTTVRKMRRQLRVDQILVAGERLTLFVEDQEVFFHPSMALVRVKRMLAGDTDVLIEKSGLQRGDSVLDCTLGMGADAIVFAHAAGPHGKVVGIERSPVLAVLVREGLCTWKSDVPEFDQAMRRVQVRTGDHLDSMRALPDQSVDVVYFDPMFRVTVADAHSFQPVRLLSVPDPLSPEAVQEAKRIARKSVVLKERPSSGEFERLGFPQPLRRSRSFTYSVIRLREEESQ from the coding sequence ATGGATGATTCTCTTGTCGTTACAACCGTGCCCAACCCGTCCGAAGCGCAAGTCCGGCAAGCGATGCGACTGGCTCAGGAACTGCATGTCCGCTATGTGCCGCGGAAGACGACGGTTCGCAAAATGAGGCGGCAACTGCGGGTCGACCAAATCCTCGTTGCGGGGGAGCGTTTGACCTTGTTCGTCGAGGATCAGGAAGTGTTTTTTCACCCTTCGATGGCGTTGGTTCGTGTCAAACGCATGCTGGCCGGAGATACGGATGTACTGATCGAAAAAAGCGGTCTGCAGCGGGGCGACAGTGTGTTGGATTGCACGCTCGGCATGGGTGCGGATGCGATCGTCTTCGCACATGCCGCCGGCCCGCACGGAAAAGTGGTGGGGATCGAACGGAGCCCCGTTTTGGCTGTGCTGGTACGCGAAGGACTGTGCACATGGAAATCGGACGTGCCGGAGTTCGATCAGGCGATGCGGCGTGTACAGGTACGGACGGGCGATCATCTCGATTCCATGCGGGCGCTGCCGGACCAGTCGGTCGATGTGGTGTATTTTGACCCGATGTTTCGGGTGACCGTTGCAGATGCTCACAGTTTTCAGCCGGTGCGGCTGTTGTCGGTGCCCGATCCGCTGTCGCCGGAAGCGGTACAGGAAGCGAAACGGATCGCCCGAAAATCGGTCGTTCTCAAAGAACGGCCGTCCAGCGGCGAATTTGAACGGTTGGGATTTCCGCAGCCGCTGCGCCGCTCCCGTTCGTTTACCTACTCGGTCATCCGGTTGCGGGAGGAGGAATCGCAGTGA